A region from the Salidesulfovibrio onnuriiensis genome encodes:
- a CDS encoding LytS/YhcK type 5TM receptor domain-containing protein, protein MDTFEIILALAERFGLMVGVVFLLMTITPVQRMDFSRVESRWRTVLVMLLFGTFGILGTYTGNSVFQSVANLRAMVVITGGLFGGPVVGIGAGLIAGAHRIATDLHGFSAWPCGIATALEGLAAGMVCLWLRERAMNWRIAAGLAVLGETVHMLLLLLLARPFADAVELVRLIAPPMLLVNSVGAALFVEVINIFSRDRERRESLHAQLILDIANLTVSYLRSGLSRATAEATAEIIHQRVGVGAVAITDTRNVLAHVGEGGDHHLPGHEIRTDATRRVLETGEAVFLHTAREIGCNHAACPMTSGIIVPLHKDGGVVGTLKFYGSATRPLNNTLFEVAKGLGNLFSTQLELEDIQVKEQMLAHAEIRRLQSQINPHFLFNSLNTITSFCRTNAERARELLMDLSLYMRRNLDLSRGFIPLSEELEQVRSYLAIEQARFGERIKVDMDIADGCLAWPIPPLIIQPLVENSIRHGVLAQERGGTVRVSAARRDDCLEVTISDNGVGMDPETVARVLSRECADSLHDGIGMRNCLSRLEQIYGPQYSPEVTSAPGQGTSIRLRIPEKA, encoded by the coding sequence ATGGATACCTTTGAAATCATACTGGCCCTGGCCGAACGCTTCGGCCTCATGGTGGGCGTGGTCTTCCTGCTCATGACCATCACGCCCGTGCAGCGCATGGACTTTTCCCGCGTGGAATCGCGCTGGCGCACCGTGCTGGTCATGCTCCTCTTCGGCACCTTCGGCATCCTGGGCACCTACACCGGCAACTCGGTGTTCCAGTCCGTGGCCAACCTGCGCGCCATGGTGGTCATCACCGGCGGTCTGTTCGGCGGCCCCGTGGTGGGCATCGGCGCGGGGCTCATTGCCGGGGCGCACCGCATCGCCACGGACCTGCACGGGTTCAGCGCCTGGCCCTGCGGCATTGCCACGGCCCTGGAAGGGCTGGCGGCGGGCATGGTCTGCCTGTGGCTGCGCGAACGGGCCATGAACTGGCGCATCGCCGCGGGCCTGGCCGTGCTCGGGGAGACCGTGCACATGCTCCTGCTGCTGCTCCTGGCCCGGCCCTTTGCCGATGCCGTGGAACTGGTGCGGCTCATCGCGCCGCCCATGCTCCTGGTCAACAGCGTGGGCGCGGCCCTGTTCGTGGAGGTCATCAACATCTTTTCCCGCGACCGGGAACGGCGGGAATCACTGCATGCGCAGCTGATCCTGGATATAGCCAACCTGACGGTCAGCTACCTGCGGTCCGGCCTGAGCCGCGCCACGGCGGAAGCCACGGCCGAAATCATCCACCAGCGCGTGGGCGTGGGGGCCGTGGCCATCACCGACACCCGCAACGTGCTGGCCCACGTGGGCGAGGGCGGCGACCACCACCTGCCCGGCCACGAAATCCGCACGGACGCCACCCGCCGGGTCCTGGAAACCGGCGAAGCCGTGTTCCTGCACACGGCCCGGGAGATCGGCTGCAACCATGCGGCCTGTCCCATGACCTCGGGCATCATCGTGCCCCTGCACAAGGACGGCGGCGTCGTGGGTACGCTCAAGTTCTACGGCAGCGCCACGCGGCCTTTGAACAACACCCTGTTCGAGGTGGCCAAGGGATTGGGTAACCTCTTTTCCACCCAGCTGGAGCTGGAGGACATCCAGGTCAAGGAGCAGATGCTGGCCCATGCGGAAATCCGCCGCCTCCAGTCCCAGATCAACCCGCACTTCCTGTTCAACTCCCTGAACACCATCACCAGCTTCTGCCGCACCAACGCGGAACGGGCCCGCGAACTGCTCATGGACCTTTCCCTGTACATGCGCCGCAACCTGGACCTGAGCCGGGGCTTCATCCCCCTGAGCGAAGAGCTGGAGCAGGTGCGCTCCTATCTGGCCATCGAGCAGGCCCGGTTCGGGGAACGCATCAAGGTGGACATGGACATTGCCGACGGCTGCCTGGCCTGGCCCATTCCGCCGCTCATCATCCAGCCCCTGGTGGAAAACTCCATCCGCCACGGGGTGCTGGCCCAGGAGCGGGGAGGCACCGTGCGCGTGAGCGCGGCCCGGCGGGACGACTGCCTGGAGGTGACCATCTCGGACAACGGCGTGGGCATGGACCCGGAAACCGTGGCGCGCGTGCTCTCCCGCGAATGCGCGGACTCCCTGCACGACGGCATCGGCATGCGCAACTGCCTGAGCCGCCTGGAGCAGATCTACGGGCCGCAGTACAGCCCGGAGGTGACCAGCGCTCCTGGCCAGGGCACCTCCATCCGGCTGCGCATCCCGGAAAAGGCCTGA
- a CDS encoding carbon starvation CstA family protein, which translates to MLFFFACIALLVVGYYTYGKFMDRVFAPDASRTTPAYALQDGIDYMPMPKWKLIFIQVLDIAGIGPIFGPILGALYGPAAMLWIVIGCIFAGAVHDYFSGMLSLRNKGASVPEVVGEYLGMSARQVMRVFSFVLLMLVGVVFVLSPAKLLNGLTGIDTGYLVAAIFGYYFLATILPIDKVIGRIYPLLGALLLTMTVALVIALLAGGYELLPNLDVMTNVHPGDKPIWPLLFITLSCGAISGFHSTQSPLMARCVKNEREGRSVFYGAMVIEGIIGLIWCTIGLSFYASPEALSAVIASGSPAAVVAEVSNTLLGSVGGALAIAAIIVLPITSGDTAFRSTRLIVAETFKVKQEATVKRLLIAVPLFVLGYIISTQNFSTIWRYFGFANQSLATLVLWTAAVYLAQRAKLHWIATIPAVFMTAVCVTFICNAQIGLNLDYTISVVAGTAAAAVALAFFLVKFVITKKPATDAA; encoded by the coding sequence ATGCTGTTCTTCTTTGCCTGTATCGCCCTGCTTGTGGTGGGTTACTACACCTACGGCAAGTTCATGGACCGCGTCTTTGCGCCGGACGCTTCCCGCACCACCCCGGCCTACGCCCTTCAGGACGGCATCGACTACATGCCGATGCCCAAATGGAAACTGATTTTCATCCAGGTGCTGGACATCGCGGGCATCGGCCCCATCTTCGGCCCCATCCTGGGCGCGCTGTACGGCCCGGCCGCCATGCTCTGGATCGTCATCGGCTGCATCTTCGCGGGTGCGGTGCACGACTACTTCAGCGGCATGCTCTCCCTGCGCAACAAGGGCGCTTCCGTGCCCGAGGTCGTGGGTGAATACCTGGGCATGTCCGCCCGCCAGGTCATGCGCGTGTTCTCCTTCGTGCTGCTCATGCTCGTGGGCGTGGTCTTCGTGCTCAGCCCGGCCAAGCTGCTCAACGGCCTGACCGGCATCGACACCGGCTACCTGGTGGCCGCCATCTTCGGGTACTATTTCCTGGCAACCATCCTGCCCATCGACAAGGTCATCGGCCGCATCTACCCGCTGCTCGGCGCACTGCTGCTGACCATGACCGTGGCCCTGGTCATCGCCCTGCTGGCGGGCGGCTACGAACTGCTGCCCAACCTGGACGTCATGACCAACGTGCACCCGGGCGACAAGCCTATCTGGCCGCTGCTGTTCATCACCCTGTCCTGCGGCGCCATCTCCGGATTCCACTCCACCCAGTCCCCGCTCATGGCCCGCTGCGTCAAGAACGAGCGCGAAGGCCGCTCCGTGTTCTACGGCGCCATGGTCATCGAAGGCATCATCGGCCTGATCTGGTGCACCATCGGCCTGTCCTTCTACGCTTCCCCGGAAGCCCTGTCCGCAGTCATCGCATCCGGCAGCCCCGCAGCCGTGGTGGCCGAAGTCTCCAACACCCTGCTCGGCTCCGTGGGCGGCGCGCTGGCCATCGCCGCCATCATCGTGCTGCCCATCACCTCGGGCGACACCGCGTTCCGCTCCACCCGCCTCATCGTGGCCGAGACCTTCAAGGTCAAGCAGGAAGCCACGGTCAAGCGCCTGCTGATCGCTGTGCCCCTGTTCGTGCTGGGGTACATCATCTCCACCCAGAACTTCTCCACCATCTGGCGCTACTTCGGCTTCGCCAACCAGAGCCTGGCCACCCTGGTGCTCTGGACCGCCGCCGTGTACCTGGCCCAGCGCGCCAAGCTGCACTGGATCGCCACCATCCCGGCCGTGTTCATGACCGCGGTCTGCGTGACCTTCATCTGCAACGCGCAGATCGGCCTGAACCTGGACTACACCATCTCCGTGGTCGCGGGCACAGCTGCCGCCGCCGTCGCCCTGGCTTTCTTCCTGGTCAAGTTCGTCATCACCAAGAAGCCTGCGACCGACGCCGCATAA
- a CDS encoding class I SAM-dependent methyltransferase → MPEKTVLHVGCGVKRDDKLPEQYRTPEWREVRLDINPNAEPDIVGDIRDLRMIEDASVDAVFSSHNLEHLYYHEAETALREFFRVVRAGGHVLIACPDLQQVARLIAEDRLMDPVFTPPAGPVAPIDMLYGYRPGLARGNHFMAHKTGFTPSSLRKLLEDTGFEDIRIVTQPEPLMDMAALAHKK, encoded by the coding sequence ATGCCGGAAAAAACGGTGCTGCATGTGGGCTGCGGCGTGAAGCGGGACGACAAGCTGCCCGAGCAGTACCGCACGCCCGAGTGGCGGGAGGTCCGACTGGACATCAATCCCAATGCGGAACCCGACATTGTCGGCGACATCCGCGACCTGCGCATGATCGAAGACGCCAGCGTGGACGCCGTGTTCTCCTCCCACAACCTGGAGCATCTCTACTACCATGAGGCCGAAACGGCCTTGCGGGAGTTCTTCCGCGTGGTCAGGGCCGGGGGGCACGTGCTCATCGCCTGCCCGGACCTGCAGCAGGTGGCCAGGCTCATTGCCGAGGACAGGCTCATGGATCCGGTGTTCACCCCGCCCGCGGGCCCCGTCGCCCCCATCGACATGCTCTACGGCTACCGTCCCGGGCTGGCCAGGGGGAACCATTTCATGGCCCACAAGACCGGGTTCACGCCGTCCTCGCTCCGAAAGCTGCTGGAGGATACCGGCTTCGAGGACATCCGCATCGTCACCCAGCCCGAGCCGCTCATGGACATGGCTGCCCTGGCCCACAAGAAATAG
- a CDS encoding glycosyltransferase family 4 protein has translation MRILYLCPDLDGPSGGVEQIYHHVRLLHQVGLPASVVHFSEGFRWPFAPADVPATSLGCMRLSHDDHLVLPEGWLLPELLALPVEKHVFVQGLLPLYGGMNDTEFPSDIPRENILCCSKMLRSMLAEFLGLRPTRVPNAVDASLFRPGNKRRAVAYMPRKEKRFLYAVKGLFQAAFPGRRDVEWIPVENMTKEEAAEVMGSCFAYLSTSFFEGFGMPPLEAMACETIVVGTHGYGGREFANRENGFWCDQADIPQCARLLGKAFDLLEAEDPALERMRAAGRETVKDYTLDHQKVALLRYWQKRLG, from the coding sequence ATGCGAATCCTCTATCTGTGCCCGGATCTGGACGGCCCCTCCGGGGGCGTGGAACAGATCTACCACCATGTGCGGCTGCTGCATCAGGTGGGCCTGCCCGCGAGTGTGGTCCATTTTTCCGAAGGCTTCCGCTGGCCATTCGCCCCCGCGGACGTTCCCGCGACAAGCCTGGGATGCATGCGTCTGAGTCACGACGACCACCTGGTGCTGCCCGAGGGCTGGCTTTTGCCGGAGCTGCTCGCCCTGCCGGTGGAAAAGCATGTTTTCGTCCAGGGCCTGCTTCCCCTGTACGGCGGCATGAACGACACCGAATTTCCTTCGGACATACCCAGGGAAAATATTCTGTGCTGCTCCAAGATGCTGCGCTCCATGCTGGCGGAGTTCCTGGGGCTGCGCCCCACGCGCGTCCCCAATGCCGTGGACGCGAGTCTGTTCCGGCCCGGCAACAAGCGCAGGGCCGTGGCCTACATGCCGCGCAAGGAAAAGCGCTTCCTCTATGCGGTGAAGGGACTGTTCCAGGCGGCCTTTCCCGGACGCCGGGACGTGGAGTGGATTCCCGTCGAAAACATGACCAAGGAAGAGGCGGCCGAAGTCATGGGCTCCTGCTTCGCTTACCTGTCCACCAGCTTTTTCGAGGGATTCGGCATGCCGCCCCTGGAGGCCATGGCCTGCGAGACCATCGTGGTGGGCACCCACGGATACGGCGGCAGGGAGTTCGCAAACAGGGAAAACGGCTTCTGGTGCGACCAGGCCGACATTCCCCAGTGCGCCCGCCTGCTGGGCAAGGCGTTCGATCTTCTGGAAGCCGAGGACCCGGCCCTCGAAAGGATGCGCGCCGCAGGCCGGGAGACCGTGAAGGACTACACCCTGGACCACCAGAAGGTGGCCCTGCTCCGGTACTGGCAGAAGCGGCTGGGGTAG
- a CDS encoding PAS domain-containing hybrid sensor histidine kinase/response regulator: MSEQENILRREVEELRRRVAELEAQQEMLVPVTSVLDALHVPVLLKDTNLRWKYANDALCDMLGYTRDQLMDITDFDVHTREEADMVTQCDRRVLESGHPSSYERTMLLNGDYYHLTTLKMLWDHPLSGERFIVSVVRDLTAVRQAEEALAETRERFGAVIRHSPVGIQMFRLTEKNELLLMDANPAADRILGFDSRDALGIPMEQAFPGLRDTEIPERFRAVAATGESWLHHHFSCDDDIISGIYDVYAFQLTPGLMAVLFQDVSEQIRVRETVEASELRYRSLFENSPISLLEEDFSGVREHLERIRALGVDDYESYFRAHPEEVRACTTAIRPMRVNGACMKMLGVFSKEEITENLQQFFTEESYEMFVRELAALARGETSYPLQGVYRTLQGEHRQFIGSLNIIPGCEESMEQVLISAMDVTERHRAELALQESEEQLRLALGATQDGLWDWDVRTGRCQFSPTFYSMVGYEPGDFPASQEGWRTLLHPEDLPLVERETVETFKSGEPFRQEFRLRRKDGDWHWVMSRGRVVDFDEDGNATRMVGAHTDINELKKTQEALVEYRNLVEAMSDNMIDMLWAKDLDGNYRFSNRANYETLLCGDGVDAIGHNHLFFANRLREQGFTYTFGEKCVDSDAVVLQDMAPGRFIEDGMVKDRYMVLDVRKSPLYDSSGALIGTVGMGRDITEQKKAGEALVRAKEAAEAAAKSKDQFLANMSHEIRTPMNGVLGMLQLLRGTTLDSEQKEYVDTCLESGRGLLSVINDILDFSKLDAGTFELACREFTLRETVRTVLHSFSVQARDKRIGLGYEIDPRLPAQLAGDDARLRQVLFNVVGNAVKFTHSGSVRVQADLLRREGSELLVGFEIADTGIGIPERMLDDIFEPFTQADGSYTREYHGTGLGLGIVRQLVHRMGGTISVESREGEGTTFYLTIRCLCCLPGEQGAAGCQECAKPGITLLLAEDDEVNRFTIKRYLEKNGYRVFAAEDGQQALDLFREHEFQCILMDIQMPGVDGLDATAAIREQEQRENRTPVPIIALTAHAMQGDRERFLEAGMDEYLSKPLELDALMEAIEAILS; encoded by the coding sequence ATGAGCGAACAAGAGAATATTCTTCGGAGAGAAGTGGAGGAACTGCGCAGGAGAGTAGCCGAACTCGAGGCCCAGCAGGAAATGCTGGTGCCCGTCACCAGCGTGCTGGACGCCCTGCATGTGCCCGTGCTGCTCAAGGACACGAACCTGCGCTGGAAATACGCCAACGACGCCCTGTGCGACATGCTGGGGTATACCCGCGACCAGCTCATGGACATCACCGACTTCGACGTGCACACCCGCGAAGAGGCCGACATGGTCACCCAGTGCGACCGCCGGGTGCTGGAGAGCGGCCATCCTTCCAGCTACGAGCGCACCATGCTGCTCAACGGCGACTACTACCACCTGACCACCCTGAAGATGCTCTGGGACCATCCCCTGTCCGGGGAGCGCTTCATCGTCTCGGTGGTGCGCGACCTCACGGCCGTCAGGCAGGCCGAGGAGGCCCTGGCCGAAACCCGGGAGCGCTTCGGGGCCGTGATCCGCCATTCGCCCGTGGGCATCCAGATGTTCCGGCTCACGGAAAAGAACGAGCTCCTGCTCATGGACGCCAACCCGGCGGCGGACAGGATTCTCGGTTTCGACAGCCGCGACGCCCTGGGCATCCCCATGGAGCAGGCCTTTCCCGGCCTGAGGGATACGGAAATCCCCGAGCGGTTCCGGGCCGTGGCCGCCACCGGGGAATCCTGGCTGCACCATCATTTTTCCTGCGACGACGACATCATCTCCGGCATATACGACGTCTATGCCTTCCAGCTCACCCCCGGGCTCATGGCCGTGCTGTTCCAGGACGTCAGCGAGCAGATCCGGGTCCGGGAGACCGTGGAGGCCAGCGAGCTCCGCTACCGCAGCCTGTTTGAAAATTCGCCCATCTCCCTGCTGGAAGAGGACTTCTCCGGAGTCCGGGAACACCTGGAGCGCATCAGGGCCCTGGGCGTCGACGACTACGAATCCTATTTCCGGGCCCATCCCGAGGAGGTGCGCGCCTGCACCACCGCCATCCGCCCGATGCGGGTCAACGGGGCCTGCATGAAGATGCTCGGGGTTTTCAGCAAGGAGGAGATCACCGAGAACCTCCAGCAGTTCTTTACCGAAGAATCCTATGAAATGTTCGTGCGCGAGCTGGCCGCCCTGGCCCGTGGCGAAACCTCCTACCCGCTCCAGGGCGTCTACCGGACGCTCCAGGGCGAACACCGGCAGTTCATCGGCAGCCTGAACATCATTCCGGGCTGCGAGGAAAGCATGGAGCAGGTGCTCATTTCCGCCATGGACGTGACCGAACGGCACCGCGCCGAACTGGCCCTGCAGGAAAGCGAGGAACAGCTGCGGCTGGCGCTCGGCGCCACCCAAGACGGCCTCTGGGACTGGGACGTGCGCACGGGCCGCTGCCAGTTCTCCCCGACCTTCTATTCCATGGTGGGGTACGAGCCGGGCGACTTCCCTGCCTCGCAGGAAGGCTGGCGGACCCTGCTGCACCCGGAGGACCTGCCCCTAGTCGAACGGGAGACCGTGGAAACCTTCAAAAGCGGCGAACCGTTCCGCCAGGAATTCCGACTCCGGCGCAAGGACGGCGATTGGCACTGGGTCATGAGCCGGGGGCGTGTGGTGGACTTTGACGAGGACGGCAACGCCACCCGCATGGTCGGCGCGCATACGGACATCAATGAGCTCAAGAAGACCCAGGAAGCGCTGGTGGAGTACCGCAACCTGGTGGAAGCCATGTCCGACAACATGATCGACATGCTCTGGGCCAAGGACCTGGACGGCAACTACCGCTTTTCCAACCGGGCCAACTACGAGACCCTGCTCTGCGGGGACGGGGTCGACGCCATCGGGCACAACCATCTCTTTTTCGCCAACCGCCTGCGCGAACAGGGCTTCACCTACACCTTCGGGGAAAAGTGCGTGGACAGCGACGCCGTGGTGCTCCAGGACATGGCCCCGGGACGGTTCATCGAGGACGGCATGGTCAAGGACCGCTACATGGTCCTCGACGTGCGCAAGTCGCCGCTCTACGACAGCTCGGGGGCGCTCATCGGCACCGTGGGCATGGGCCGGGACATCACCGAGCAGAAAAAGGCGGGCGAGGCCCTGGTCCGGGCCAAGGAGGCCGCCGAGGCCGCGGCCAAGTCCAAGGACCAGTTCCTGGCCAACATGAGCCACGAGATCCGTACGCCCATGAACGGGGTGCTGGGCATGCTTCAGCTGCTGCGGGGCACCACCCTGGACAGCGAACAGAAGGAATACGTGGACACCTGCCTGGAATCCGGGCGGGGCCTGCTTTCGGTCATCAACGACATTCTCGACTTTTCCAAGCTGGACGCGGGCACCTTCGAGCTGGCCTGCCGCGAATTCACCCTGCGGGAAACCGTGCGCACCGTGCTGCACAGCTTTTCGGTCCAGGCCCGGGACAAGCGTATCGGCCTGGGGTACGAGATCGACCCCCGTCTGCCCGCCCAGCTGGCCGGGGACGACGCCCGGCTCCGGCAGGTGCTGTTCAACGTGGTGGGCAACGCGGTCAAGTTCACCCATTCGGGCAGCGTGCGGGTGCAGGCCGACCTGCTGCGCCGGGAGGGCTCGGAACTGCTGGTGGGATTCGAGATCGCGGACACGGGCATAGGCATTCCCGAGCGCATGCTGGACGACATTTTCGAGCCCTTTACCCAGGCCGACGGCTCCTACACCCGGGAATATCATGGAACGGGCCTGGGGCTGGGCATCGTGCGCCAGCTGGTGCACCGCATGGGCGGCACCATCAGCGTGGAATCCCGGGAAGGGGAAGGCACCACCTTCTACCTGACCATCCGCTGCCTGTGCTGCCTGCCAGGGGAGCAGGGAGCGGCCGGCTGCCAGGAATGCGCCAAGCCGGGCATCACCCTGCTGCTGGCCGAGGACGACGAGGTAAACCGGTTCACCATCAAGCGCTACCTGGAAAAGAACGGGTACCGCGTCTTTGCCGCCGAGGACGGACAGCAGGCTCTGGACCTGTTCCGGGAGCACGAGTTCCAGTGCATTCTCATGGATATCCAGATGCCGGGCGTGGACGGGCTGGACGCGACCGCCGCCATCCGCGAGCAGGAACAGCGGGAAAACCGCACTCCGGTGCCCATCATCGCCCTCACGGCCCATGCCATGCAGGGCGACCGGGAACGCTTCCTGGAGGCGGGCATGGACGAATACCTGTCCAAGCCCCTGGAGCTGGACGCGCTCATGGAGGCCATCGAGGCCATCCTGAGCTGA
- a CDS encoding aldehyde ferredoxin oxidoreductase N-terminal domain-containing protein, whose protein sequence is MIRDFFRVSVVDLDSGRMNVAEHEGRDLVAGGGGLAAMLFREYGHADRPWDDPDQPLIFAIGPLTGYFPLMSKTVCAFKSPYHDQYSESHAGGRSALSMRFGDMDALVIKGRARRLSALCIGARRFEIRDVEFLRGRDTLSSGKILRSMFPGSGRRSMLRIGPAGENGCAYACINVDTYRHFGRMGAGGVMGSKNLKAIVILGDRGFALPETPAYPKLFQTLYQQLTDTEIMNKYHGLGTAVNVAPLNELKSLPWRNLQATHDPEPGGITGEKMAEERLLRNAACAGCPVGCIHIGYIREQFKKNYQYRYRQVGYDYELLFAVGSMLGVTDSFNALQLMDTVELMGLDVMSAGVALAWATEALEKGILTEEQTIVPLRFGDAANYEKAIVHLGRAENDFYALLARGTLKAASVLGGADFACVLGQEMAGYATGEVFFVAEALGFRHAHLDTGGYSYDQKHEDKDVRRAVDFLVEDEKKRCFLTAMVSCLFARGVYGDDMLGQALESVGYARLAQDQDSVGENIQRLRWRTRIETGYDPDAVDIPKRYQEVVTWKGEVDPEYMAALKREYARRIRELGKPPEE, encoded by the coding sequence ATGATCCGCGATTTCTTCCGAGTTTCGGTGGTGGACCTGGACAGCGGACGCATGAACGTGGCCGAGCACGAGGGCCGCGACCTGGTGGCCGGGGGCGGCGGCCTGGCCGCCATGCTCTTCCGGGAATACGGTCATGCGGACCGGCCCTGGGACGACCCGGACCAGCCACTGATTTTCGCCATAGGCCCGCTCACGGGGTATTTCCCGCTCATGAGCAAGACGGTCTGCGCCTTCAAGTCCCCCTACCACGACCAATACAGCGAATCCCACGCGGGCGGGCGCTCGGCCCTGTCCATGCGCTTCGGGGACATGGACGCCCTGGTCATCAAGGGCCGCGCCAGGCGGCTTTCCGCCCTGTGTATCGGTGCGCGGCGTTTCGAGATCCGGGACGTGGAATTCCTGCGCGGCCGCGACACGCTCAGCTCGGGCAAGATCCTCCGGTCCATGTTCCCGGGCTCGGGCCGCCGCTCCATGCTGCGCATCGGTCCGGCGGGCGAAAACGGCTGCGCCTACGCCTGCATCAACGTGGACACCTACCGTCACTTCGGGCGCATGGGCGCGGGCGGGGTCATGGGCAGCAAAAATCTCAAGGCCATCGTCATCCTGGGCGACCGGGGCTTTGCCCTGCCCGAAACCCCTGCCTATCCCAAGCTGTTCCAGACACTTTACCAACAACTTACCGATACTGAGATCATGAACAAGTATCACGGGTTGGGGACTGCGGTAAACGTGGCACCGCTCAACGAGCTCAAAAGCCTGCCCTGGCGCAACCTCCAGGCCACCCACGACCCGGAGCCGGGCGGCATCACCGGCGAGAAGATGGCCGAGGAGCGCCTGCTGCGCAATGCGGCCTGCGCGGGCTGTCCCGTGGGCTGCATCCACATCGGCTACATCCGCGAGCAGTTCAAGAAGAACTACCAGTACCGCTATCGCCAGGTGGGCTACGACTACGAATTGCTCTTTGCCGTGGGCTCCATGCTCGGGGTCACGGATTCCTTCAACGCCCTGCAGCTCATGGACACCGTGGAGCTCATGGGCCTGGACGTCATGAGCGCGGGCGTGGCCCTGGCCTGGGCCACCGAGGCACTGGAAAAGGGCATCCTTACCGAGGAGCAGACCATTGTGCCGCTCCGCTTCGGGGATGCGGCCAACTATGAAAAGGCCATTGTCCACCTGGGCCGGGCCGAAAACGACTTCTACGCCCTGCTGGCCCGGGGGACGCTCAAGGCCGCCTCGGTGCTGGGGGGCGCGGATTTCGCCTGCGTGCTGGGCCAGGAAATGGCCGGATACGCCACGGGCGAGGTCTTTTTCGTGGCCGAGGCCCTGGGGTTCCGCCACGCCCACCTGGACACGGGCGGCTATTCCTACGACCAGAAGCACGAGGACAAGGACGTGCGGCGGGCCGTGGACTTCCTGGTGGAGGACGAGAAAAAGCGCTGTTTCCTCACGGCCATGGTCTCCTGCCTGTTCGCCAGGGGCGTCTACGGCGACGACATGCTGGGGCAGGCGCTGGAATCCGTGGGCTATGCCCGGCTGGCCCAGGACCAGGACTCGGTGGGCGAGAACATCCAGCGGCTGCGCTGGCGCACCCGGATCGAGACCGGCTACGACCCGGACGCCGTAGACATTCCCAAGCGCTACCAAGAGGTGGTCACCTGGAAGGGCGAGGTGGACCCGGAATACATGGCGGCCCTCAAGCGGGAATACGCCCGGCGGATCAGGGAGCTTGGCAAGCCCCCAGAAGAATAG
- a CDS encoding 4Fe-4S binding protein produces MKKLSAARMEQCIGCHSCSLACARLVHKQLSWNKAGIRIRSSGGMAAGFEAKLCLACSPAPCAEACPTGALSQRKGGGVIQKRKLCIRCGKCAAACPVDAIFLDHLVNPYVCIHCGRCVAFCPHDCLEMKEISVKEEGAS; encoded by the coding sequence ATGAAAAAGCTCTCGGCGGCCCGCATGGAACAGTGCATCGGCTGTCATTCCTGCTCATTGGCCTGCGCTCGGCTGGTCCACAAGCAGCTTTCCTGGAACAAGGCGGGCATCCGCATCCGCTCGTCCGGCGGCATGGCCGCGGGGTTCGAGGCCAAGCTCTGCCTGGCCTGCTCCCCGGCTCCCTGCGCCGAGGCCTGCCCCACGGGCGCGCTTTCCCAGCGCAAGGGCGGCGGCGTGATCCAGAAGCGCAAGCTGTGCATCCGGTGCGGCAAATGCGCCGCGGCCTGCCCGGTGGACGCCATTTTCCTGGACCACCTGGTGAATCCCTATGTCTGCATCCATTGCGGGCGCTGCGTGGCCTTTTGTCCGCACGACTGTCTGGAGATGAAGGAAATTTCCGTCAAGGAGGAGGGGGCGTCATGA